The Candidatus Hydrogenedentota bacterium genome window below encodes:
- a CDS encoding FHA domain-containing protein, with product MKKDPQKIRITWDDVKNARISEPAPLPLPIPGTSQTGEERSWGNISQTGHPTGAFAASGGNVLLKGWFYLGAAGLMGAFLAWLICEPSFGDNVNGWGWGNVLIFPLMVILMSIGFGTAESVVERTWTRALLRGLASTGLGLLLGSVMFVIANIVFNILIAIVLEMGVESETSPLFWVSRSVAWAVFGIAGGLIFGIVSVSGKKTLYGMLGGVIGAAAGGLLFDPIALLTGGAEASRAIGMAILGAGTGVAIGLVESALKDRWLYVSGGPLAGKQFVLYQDHVTLGRSQSNTIYLFKDDTILEQHAVIEHRAGRSLLTAYGQLVVSGQLLHPGMQHMLRNGDVLQIGRYVFTYAERERAARP from the coding sequence ATGAAGAAAGACCCACAAAAGATCCGAATCACCTGGGACGATGTCAAGAATGCGAGAATCTCGGAGCCGGCTCCGCTCCCGCTGCCGATTCCGGGGACTTCCCAGACAGGGGAAGAACGGTCATGGGGCAACATCTCACAGACCGGGCACCCCACTGGAGCATTTGCGGCGTCAGGCGGCAACGTTCTTCTCAAGGGGTGGTTCTATCTGGGCGCGGCAGGCTTGATGGGCGCCTTCCTGGCTTGGTTGATCTGCGAGCCGTCGTTTGGAGACAACGTGAATGGGTGGGGATGGGGCAATGTCCTCATTTTCCCTTTGATGGTGATTCTGATGTCCATCGGCTTTGGGACGGCGGAAAGCGTTGTGGAGCGCACGTGGACAAGGGCTCTTCTCCGAGGTCTGGCATCAACGGGTTTGGGGCTTCTGTTGGGTTCGGTGATGTTTGTCATTGCCAACATTGTGTTCAACATTCTTATTGCCATCGTTTTGGAAATGGGCGTTGAGTCAGAAACAAGTCCGCTGTTCTGGGTCTCCCGGTCGGTGGCCTGGGCTGTTTTCGGAATTGCAGGGGGGCTCATTTTCGGCATAGTAAGCGTGTCGGGGAAAAAAACGCTGTACGGGATGCTGGGAGGGGTTATCGGGGCCGCCGCCGGAGGCCTGCTGTTCGATCCCATTGCGCTGCTTACGGGAGGGGCCGAAGCCAGCCGTGCAATAGGGATGGCTATTCTGGGCGCAGGCACAGGCGTTGCCATTGGGCTTGTTGAGAGCGCTCTCAAGGATCGGTGGTTGTACGTGTCCGGCGGGCCGCTGGCCGGCAAACAGTTTGTGCTGTACCAGGATCATGTAACCCTGGGGAGAAGTCAGTCCAATACGATCTACCTCTTCAAGGACGATACAATCCTTGAGCAGCACGCTGTCATAGAGCACCGCGCGGGGAGGTCGTTGTTGACTGCATACGGTCAACTCGTGGTCTCGGGTCAATTGTTGCATCCGGGAATGCAGCATATGCTCAGGAACGGAGATGTGCTTCAAATTGGCCGGTATGTGTTTACCTATGCCGAGAGAGAGAGAGCTGCAAGACCATGA
- a CDS encoding DUF4190 domain-containing protein — MGGDRGAPIPPQAPTSPGYLPPYRPRVTAPGATSSLVLALVGFFICGPIFGLLAISEANRAKRMIQMQPDVYNGEGLATAGLVLGIIELVLGGLLVFMVFASSL; from the coding sequence GTGGGTGGAGACCGAGGGGCGCCGATTCCGCCGCAAGCGCCAACTTCGCCTGGATATCTTCCTCCCTACCGGCCGAGGGTTACGGCGCCCGGGGCCACGTCGTCATTGGTGTTGGCCCTCGTGGGCTTCTTCATCTGCGGGCCCATTTTCGGTCTCTTGGCAATCAGCGAGGCCAACAGGGCAAAGCGCATGATTCAGATGCAGCCCGACGTATATAACGGGGAAGGACTGGCAACCGCCGGACTCGTTCTTGGAATCATTGAACTCGTGTTAGGGGGATTGCTTGTGTTCATGGTTTTCGCCTCTTCGTTGTAG
- a CDS encoding DUF1080 domain-containing protein, which translates to MRVTPLCIIAVTMTAAFQALAADNPMQGNWKGRFDGGGWENRTLSAQVIARSDLKYRVNLFIAEDTKVVITGERANDKATTAEYSGEVRVDNVVYNVTAKSENDAMTGQFSSKGKTITFQMNKIFIKPPTLGATAPEGAIVVFDGTNAEANWERSPLVWCLTGEGAMEVCNSNLVTKQTFGSGQLHIEFQCPLMAGATGQGRGNSGVYVQGRYEVQVLDSFGDDPADNLCGGIYKIATPLVCASLPPEEWQTYDITFTAPTFDEAGKKLQNARITVVHNGIVIHNDVELPTCTAGGVSDQEVPEGVLMLQDHGNQVRYRNIWFQPAQG; encoded by the coding sequence ATGCGAGTGACTCCACTGTGTATCATCGCCGTAACCATGACTGCGGCATTCCAGGCGCTGGCGGCCGACAATCCGATGCAGGGCAACTGGAAGGGGCGTTTTGATGGCGGCGGCTGGGAGAACCGGACCCTCTCCGCCCAGGTCATCGCCAGGAGCGACCTCAAATATCGCGTCAACCTGTTCATAGCCGAAGACACCAAAGTAGTCATCACGGGCGAACGGGCCAACGACAAGGCCACCACCGCGGAATACAGCGGCGAAGTCCGTGTCGACAACGTTGTCTACAACGTTACGGCAAAATCCGAAAACGACGCTATGACCGGCCAGTTCTCAAGCAAAGGCAAGACCATCACGTTTCAGATGAACAAGATCTTCATTAAGCCCCCCACGCTGGGCGCCACGGCGCCGGAAGGCGCGATTGTCGTCTTCGATGGAACAAATGCCGAGGCCAACTGGGAGCGTAGCCCGCTTGTATGGTGCCTCACCGGCGAAGGGGCCATGGAAGTCTGCAACAGCAACCTCGTTACAAAGCAGACGTTCGGTTCCGGCCAGCTGCATATCGAGTTCCAGTGCCCCCTCATGGCCGGCGCGACAGGCCAGGGCCGCGGAAACAGCGGAGTCTATGTCCAGGGCCGTTACGAGGTCCAGGTGCTGGACAGTTTTGGCGATGACCCGGCCGACAACCTGTGCGGCGGCATCTACAAGATCGCCACGCCTCTTGTGTGCGCGTCGCTCCCGCCGGAAGAGTGGCAAACCTACGACATCACGTTTACCGCTCCCACGTTCGATGAGGCCGGCAAGAAGCTCCAGAACGCGCGGATTACCGTCGTCCACAACGGGATCGTCATTCACAACGACGTCGAACTGCCCACGTGCACGGCCGGCGGCGTCAGCGACCAGGAAGTGCCCGAGGGCGTGCTTATGCTGCAGGACCACGGCAATCAGGTTCGCTATCGCAATATCTGGTTTCAGCCCGCTCAGGGTTGA
- a CDS encoding glycosyltransferase family 2 protein codes for MHLSFVIPAYNESRRIGDTIVKAQEYLQRQDYESEIIVVDDGSSDGTAGFVRRAFPGVQVIEYKPNQGKGHAVRTGMLAAQGDYRVFSDADGSTPVHDLEKLWERFEDGADVVIGSRTAPDADVRVRQALYRQTMGRIFNVFVQLLAIKGFPDTQCGFKGFTRAAAADIFPRMTIPGFGFDAEVLFIARKHGFRIDQVGVTWVNSPTSRVNAVSDSARMLRDLLRIRLRDMRHQYD; via the coding sequence GTGCACCTTTCATTTGTCATACCCGCCTATAACGAAAGCCGGCGAATCGGCGACACCATCGTGAAGGCCCAGGAATACTTGCAGCGGCAGGACTACGAGTCCGAGATCATCGTCGTCGACGACGGGAGTTCCGACGGCACGGCGGGGTTTGTGCGCAGAGCCTTCCCCGGCGTGCAGGTCATCGAGTACAAACCCAACCAGGGCAAAGGCCATGCGGTGCGGACCGGCATGCTCGCGGCCCAGGGCGATTATCGGGTCTTTTCCGACGCGGATGGCTCAACACCTGTCCACGACCTCGAGAAGCTGTGGGAGCGATTCGAAGATGGGGCCGACGTCGTGATCGGATCACGCACTGCGCCGGACGCCGACGTGCGGGTGCGCCAGGCGTTGTATCGCCAAACCATGGGGCGCATCTTCAATGTATTCGTTCAGCTCCTCGCGATAAAAGGGTTTCCCGACACCCAGTGCGGGTTCAAAGGCTTCACCCGGGCGGCCGCCGCTGACATCTTTCCGCGCATGACCATCCCGGGCTTCGGGTTTGACGCTGAGGTCCTGTTCATCGCCCGGAAACACGGGTTCCGCATCGATCAGGTGGGCGTAACGTGGGTGAACTCGCCCACATCACGCGTCAACGCCGTGAGCGATTCAGCCCGCATGCTGCGCGACCTCCTCCGCATCCGTCTGCGCGACATGCGGCATCAATACGACTGA
- a CDS encoding Mov34/MPN/PAD-1 family protein: MSSRNKKHKRKSPESKDKAVTIHASVLQTIRQHAHRTPQVEICGALIGQLTDARVEVVGAVPGEGASHGGAHVTFTQEAWVRIHEERADRFPGQRIVGWYHSHPGFGVFLSEHDTFIHKNFFTGPGNLAWVYDPLSEEEGCFGWSRGQIRRLTHFSVVSDADDSAGVLKEPEADSPYSVVVRDEPRQEAVPVRRFRRIFIAVVLVLAIAAGWFVLTRTSIHEKLNEALSTLGRLLAWLKSKIH, encoded by the coding sequence ATGTCTTCGCGAAACAAAAAGCATAAGCGCAAATCTCCCGAGAGCAAAGACAAGGCGGTCACTATTCACGCGTCCGTTCTCCAGACGATTCGTCAGCATGCACACAGAACGCCTCAGGTGGAAATCTGCGGGGCGCTGATCGGCCAACTGACCGACGCCCGCGTAGAGGTTGTTGGGGCGGTTCCAGGAGAGGGCGCGTCTCACGGAGGCGCACACGTAACCTTCACGCAGGAGGCCTGGGTCAGAATTCATGAAGAAAGAGCTGACCGGTTCCCGGGCCAGAGGATTGTAGGCTGGTATCATTCGCATCCGGGATTCGGCGTATTCCTTTCGGAGCACGACACGTTCATTCACAAGAATTTCTTCACAGGTCCCGGGAATCTGGCTTGGGTCTACGATCCGCTTTCTGAAGAAGAAGGTTGTTTCGGGTGGAGCAGGGGGCAGATTCGGCGCCTCACGCATTTCTCCGTCGTTTCGGACGCTGACGACTCTGCGGGCGTATTGAAAGAACCTGAGGCCGATTCGCCGTACTCCGTTGTCGTGCGAGACGAGCCCCGGCAGGAAGCCGTACCGGTGCGCAGATTCCGGCGGATATTCATTGCCGTGGTTCTCGTGTTGGCGATAGCGGCTGGGTGGTTCGTTCTTACTCGCACTTCCATTCATGAAAAATTGAACGAGGCTCTGAGTACGCTGGGTAGATTGTTAGCGTGGCTGAAATCGAAAATACATTGA
- a CDS encoding ubiquitin-conjugating enzyme E2 — protein MSSPRVRRLQSDYDRIATRFAGWPLVRVELAQGVPPDLYRIWYQIRGLYTTPDGRVLERDEHVLEIRLGLEYPRRAPQLRLLTPLFHPNFNETEVCAQDIYAASEGLDDLIIRIGRMIAYQEYNTKSPLNGIAARWASENSGRLPVDRREIAPPAVGADAVQRKAPVERPKPVSEEHSAYPVVITEGDVSTLGRGSHVEPPKLRCSRCGAWFTRENGGPVSPSGLAGMPSQSGNAPAMCPRCRKPLKPGRKAQPDKPQSPRRHTPIAKIADRQLQRQTAKDAYRRASALHAERRYDVAQPILDELLEAFPGNTQAMYAAALNLAAMGRTGEAIAIADSLVRDHGYQKAASLLEQLKSS, from the coding sequence ATGAGTTCTCCGCGGGTGCGACGTCTGCAGAGTGACTACGACCGGATAGCCACACGGTTTGCCGGGTGGCCTTTGGTACGGGTCGAGCTGGCCCAGGGAGTCCCGCCGGACTTATACCGGATCTGGTACCAGATAAGAGGCCTTTACACTACCCCCGATGGGCGTGTCTTGGAGCGCGATGAACATGTCTTGGAAATCAGGCTTGGTCTGGAGTACCCGAGGCGCGCGCCGCAGCTGCGTTTGCTGACGCCACTTTTTCACCCGAATTTCAATGAGACGGAAGTCTGTGCGCAGGATATTTACGCGGCATCGGAAGGCCTTGACGACCTGATCATCCGGATAGGGCGAATGATAGCGTATCAAGAATACAACACGAAGAGTCCCCTCAACGGGATCGCGGCCAGATGGGCTTCAGAGAACAGCGGCAGGCTGCCGGTAGACCGCCGAGAGATTGCTCCCCCTGCTGTCGGAGCTGACGCTGTCCAGCGAAAAGCCCCGGTTGAGCGCCCCAAACCTGTTTCGGAAGAGCATTCAGCGTATCCTGTTGTGATTACAGAAGGCGACGTGTCAACGCTTGGGCGAGGTTCTCATGTGGAGCCCCCGAAACTTCGTTGTTCTCGGTGTGGCGCATGGTTTACACGCGAGAATGGCGGCCCTGTTAGCCCATCGGGCCTGGCCGGTATGCCTTCGCAGTCCGGCAATGCTCCTGCCATGTGCCCCCGTTGCAGAAAGCCGCTCAAGCCCGGCAGAAAAGCGCAACCAGACAAACCGCAGAGCCCGCGGCGACACACTCCGATCGCCAAGATAGCGGACAGGCAGTTGCAGCGACAAACAGCAAAAGATGCGTATAGACGGGCCTCCGCGCTTCACGCCGAAAGACGCTATGACGTGGCGCAGCCCATCCTTGATGAACTACTCGAAGCTTTTCCAGGCAATACTCAAGCCATGTACGCGGCCGCGCTGAACCTTGCTGCCATGGGCCGCACAGGCGAAGCAATTGCTATCGCAGATTCCTTGGTTCGCGACCATGGATACCAAAAGGCGGCGTCTCTCCTCGAGCAGCTGAAGAGCAGTTGA